TTGCGGCTGTCGAAGGTGGCCCCGCGGCCGACGTGGTAGAGGGCCTTGGCCAGCTTGCGCATGAGCGCGACGGCCGCCCGCGAGGCCTTGCCGCCGTCGCGTTGTTTCTTGCGCTGGTACCAGGCGTTGGCGATGGGATCGTTCTGGATCCAGCGGAAGACGGCCAGCCACAGGTAGCCGCGCACGCGGGAGGGCCCACGCTTGGTGATCTTGAGCTGACCCTGGTGGGTGCCGCTGCTCTTCTCCTTCAGATTGAGGCCCATTGCCTTGAGGAAGGCGCGGGCGCACGAGAAGGACCTGGCGTCACCGACCTCGGCGTAGACCCCGGCGGCGGTGGTGTGGCCGACCGCAGGGGCGAGCGTGGCGGCTGGGGTGCGGGCCGCGAGTTGGTCGACCTTGGTCTTGGCCGTGGTGAAGGCGCGGTGAGCGCGATAGGCATCGGCCGCGATGGCCATCAAGGCATCACGTTCGAGGCCGACCAGCGGCACGCCGACCGAGGTGGCGGCAGCGGCGATGACGGCGGCGACCGTCTCCTCAGGCATGAGCCGGTGGCTGATGCCGAGGAGGAGTCGCCTGGCCCGCTGGGGAGCCGCGGCGACATCGGCGGGACCACCGATGCGGGCGAGCAACGCCATGAGCGAGGAGGAGGTCAGCTCGAGGAGCGTGGGCAGCTCGGGCCAGTGGCGGGCCAGCCAACCT
The Terriglobales bacterium DNA segment above includes these coding regions:
- a CDS encoding transposase, whose product is MKKRIYRRMPVNDFQPQSISLAELGGRLVFAVDVAKVDMVAAFAAADGRVLHIVCWKAPAENLIVLDILRGFRAQGVAVEVVMEPSGTYGDVLRQQLVHDGFAVFMVSGKRTHDAREMYDGVPSLHDAKAAAIIARLHAEGLSTPLRDEVPERRQLRAALAIMDLHQERYLQLTHRLEGWLARHWPELPTLLELTSSSLMALLARIGGPADVAAAPQRARRLLLGISHRLMPEETVAAVIAAAATSVGVPLVGLERDALMAIAADAYRAHRAFTTAKTKVDQLAARTPAATLAPAVGHTTAAGVYAEVGDARSFSCARAFLKAMGLNLKEKSSGTHQGQLKITKRGPSRVRGYLWLAVFRWIQNDPIANAWYQRKKQRDGGKASRAAVALMRKLAKALYHVGRGATFDSRKLFDTRRLPLPA